The Erythrobacter aurantius genome includes a window with the following:
- a CDS encoding NAD(P)-binding protein encodes MAEQETDYLIIGAGAVGLAFADTLIDEDPDYHITIVDKHARPGGHWNDAYSFVALHQPSATYGVNSMEMCPDRRDEHGHNAGMFPLAKHAEILAYYSRLMTDRLIPSGRVAYFPLTEYLAQDGTRHSARSILSGEDHSFTVRRKLVDATWFQTSVPSTHKPGFDIGDGTRFAIPGDLPQLWKDPENLPAHYCILGGGKTAMDTAVWLLEAGVAPDRIDWVRPRDSWMFNRRLLQPARHAIDDLVQFQIDLVECADASESGDEMFAMLGERGTMLRIDPEVTPKMFHFAVISEGEIELLRRITRVHRGKRVTALEPDAMLFGKERIAMPAGTLFVDCTATAVPFHARENKQPFFDGDRITLQLAQVPFVPYSAALAAFLEANFDTDEEKNNLVPPAPLTDSTDTYPYAVMANLMSTAILSGNEKTNAWNAKSRLHPTGPAIAQMMKVQDPRLAALAKVGPKIQRHMPGVIKLGMAAKAIHEAQ; translated from the coding sequence ATGGCAGAGCAGGAAACCGATTACCTCATCATCGGGGCAGGTGCGGTGGGGCTGGCTTTTGCCGATACGCTGATCGACGAAGACCCCGATTACCACATCACCATCGTCGACAAGCACGCCAGGCCCGGCGGGCATTGGAACGATGCCTACTCCTTCGTTGCCCTGCACCAACCAAGCGCGACCTACGGTGTCAATTCGATGGAAATGTGCCCCGATCGAAGGGACGAACACGGCCACAATGCCGGGATGTTTCCACTGGCCAAACACGCCGAAATCCTCGCCTATTACAGCAGGCTGATGACGGACCGGCTGATCCCGAGCGGGCGCGTCGCCTATTTCCCGCTAACCGAATATCTGGCGCAGGACGGCACACGACACAGCGCCCGCAGCATCCTTTCAGGCGAAGATCACAGCTTTACCGTCCGGCGCAAGCTGGTGGATGCGACATGGTTCCAGACCTCCGTCCCCTCCACCCACAAGCCCGGCTTCGACATTGGCGATGGCACCCGCTTCGCCATTCCGGGGGACTTGCCGCAGCTTTGGAAAGACCCGGAAAACCTGCCTGCGCATTACTGCATTCTCGGCGGGGGCAAGACTGCGATGGACACCGCTGTCTGGCTGCTGGAAGCCGGGGTCGCGCCCGATCGGATCGACTGGGTTCGCCCGCGTGACAGCTGGATGTTCAATCGCAGGCTGCTGCAACCCGCCCGCCACGCAATCGACGACCTGGTCCAGTTCCAGATCGATCTGGTCGAATGCGCCGACGCCTCCGAAAGCGGGGACGAAATGTTCGCCATGTTGGGCGAACGCGGCACCATGCTTCGGATCGATCCCGAGGTAACGCCCAAGATGTTCCATTTTGCCGTCATTTCCGAAGGCGAGATCGAGCTGCTGCGCCGCATCACCCGCGTCCATCGCGGCAAGCGCGTGACCGCGCTGGAACCCGATGCAATGCTGTTCGGGAAAGAACGGATTGCCATGCCCGCCGGCACACTCTTCGTCGATTGCACCGCCACCGCAGTCCCGTTCCATGCGCGTGAGAACAAGCAGCCGTTCTTCGACGGTGACCGGATCACGCTGCAACTCGCTCAGGTGCCGTTCGTCCCCTACAGCGCGGCGCTTGCGGCGTTTCTCGAAGCCAATTTCGACACGGATGAAGAAAAGAACAATCTTGTTCCCCCCGCGCCGCTGACGGATTCGACCGACACCTACCCTTACGCGGTGATGGCCAACCTGATGAGCACCGCAATCCTTTCCGGTAACGAGAAAACCAATGCCTGGAACGCAAAGAGCCGCCTGCACCCCACTGGCCCGGCAATTGCACAGATGATGAAAGTGCAGGACCCGCGCCTTGCCGCACTGGCCAAGGTCGGGCCGAAGATTCAACGGCATATGCCCGGCGTCATCAAGCTGGGCATGGCGGCCAAGGCGATCCACGAGGCGCAATAA
- a CDS encoding thioredoxin family protein translates to MIKPIVSGLAAGLLLVGCTTVAEKTAHSAHDYPEARSYTVSDDAMGDVDAALKRAQANGKRVLLVMGGNWCHDSRALAGWLASERIGALVQAEYELVFVNIGMPQTGDGHNLAVARRFGIQEVPGTPNLLVLTAEGELVNPDTATTWRNAASRSEDAIHEELAMLTKAAVPAAP, encoded by the coding sequence ATGATCAAACCGATAGTGTCGGGGCTAGCCGCCGGACTGCTGCTGGTGGGCTGCACCACAGTGGCCGAAAAGACCGCGCACAGCGCGCATGACTATCCCGAAGCGCGCTCATACACCGTCAGCGACGACGCCATGGGCGATGTCGACGCGGCGCTGAAACGCGCACAGGCGAATGGCAAGCGGGTGCTGCTGGTGATGGGCGGTAACTGGTGCCACGACAGCCGCGCGCTCGCCGGATGGCTGGCAAGCGAACGGATCGGCGCATTGGTGCAGGCGGAATACGAACTGGTGTTCGTCAACATCGGAATGCCGCAGACAGGTGACGGGCACAACCTAGCCGTGGCGCGAAGGTTCGGCATTCAGGAAGTACCGGGCACGCCCAACCTGCTCGTGCTGACCGCAGAGGGCGAACTGGTGAACCCCGACACGGCGACAACATGGCGCAATGCCGCGAGCCGCAGCGAGGATGCGATCCACGAAGAACTGGCGATGCTGACCAAGGCTGCCGTTCCCGCAGCACCATGA
- a CDS encoding histone deacetylase family protein, translated as MLHVVHHADYMAPRPERGTFRFDKYYLVMEALRASGAPITEHAPEPCPREWLEAVHCPSYVDEVFRAAVPREKERRIGFPVTPAITSRVRHTNGGTWLAARLAMQHGYAANSAAGSHHSLHETGAGYCVFNDLAVASNRLIAEGDARRILIVDLDVHQGDGTASLTAGREDIFTLSLHAEKNFPVRKARSSRDVGLPDGIDDDGFMEALDRHLPEILDSFEPDLVLYQAGVDPHFDDKLGRLSLTDEGLERRDRFVVNHARCRGLPVASALGGGYGDDQRAVAERHARSMLTMANENLRVSQSRG; from the coding sequence ATGCTGCACGTTGTTCACCACGCGGATTACATGGCCCCGCGCCCGGAACGCGGCACCTTTCGTTTCGACAAATACTACCTCGTGATGGAAGCCCTGAGGGCATCAGGCGCGCCCATCACCGAACACGCGCCAGAGCCATGCCCGCGCGAATGGCTCGAAGCGGTGCATTGCCCGTCATACGTGGACGAGGTGTTTCGCGCCGCAGTCCCACGCGAAAAGGAACGCCGGATCGGCTTTCCCGTCACGCCCGCCATCACCAGCCGCGTCCGCCACACCAATGGCGGCACATGGCTCGCGGCGAGGCTCGCGATGCAGCACGGATATGCCGCCAATTCCGCTGCCGGAAGCCACCATTCGCTGCACGAAACGGGCGCAGGCTATTGCGTGTTCAACGATCTCGCGGTCGCTTCGAACCGGCTGATTGCAGAGGGCGACGCAAGGCGCATACTCATCGTCGATCTCGACGTGCATCAGGGCGACGGCACCGCCAGCCTCACCGCCGGTCGGGAGGACATCTTCACCCTCTCATTGCACGCCGAAAAGAACTTCCCCGTGCGCAAGGCTCGATCAAGCCGCGACGTCGGCCTGCCTGACGGGATCGACGATGACGGTTTTATGGAGGCGCTCGATAGGCATCTGCCCGAGATCCTCGACAGCTTCGAACCTGATCTGGTGCTGTATCAAGCCGGAGTCGATCCGCATTTCGATGACAAGCTTGGCCGGCTTTCCCTGACCGACGAAGGGCTGGAGCGGCGGGATCGGTTCGTGGTGAACCATGCACGCTGCAGAGGGTTGCCGGTGGCTTCCGCGCTTGGTGGCGGTTACGGAGACGATCAGCGTGCCGTGGCCGAGCGGCACGCCCGCTCGATGCTGACAATGGCGAATGAGAACCTGCGAGTGTCGCAATCGCGGGGATGA
- the ispG gene encoding flavodoxin-dependent (E)-4-hydroxy-3-methylbut-2-enyl-diphosphate synthase translates to MNAIRPWRTIERRECRQIMVGNVPVGGNAPITVQTMTNTPTEDAVATLDQIRRCEEVGCDIIRVSCPTEEATAAFKKITKAARIPIVADIHFHYKRALEAADGGAACLRINPGNIGSSQRVAEVVRAAKANGCAIRIGVNAGSLEKHLLEKYGEPCPEALIESALDHIKLLQDHDFHEFKVAVKASDVFLAVAAYHGLAEAVDCPLHLGITEAGGLIGGTVKSSIGMGSLLWAGIGDTIRVSLSAEPEEEVKVGYHMLKALGLRTRGVKVVSCPSCSRQGFDVIRTVETLEKRLEHIKTPMSLSVLGCVVNGPGEARETDIGLTGGGAGKHMVYLSGVKAHAIEDEDMLDHIVKLVEEKAAAIEAGEAVAFDPHAAAAEAAK, encoded by the coding sequence ATGAACGCAATCCGTCCCTGGCGCACTATCGAGCGGCGCGAATGCCGTCAGATCATGGTCGGCAACGTGCCGGTTGGCGGCAATGCGCCGATCACCGTGCAGACGATGACGAACACGCCGACCGAAGACGCGGTGGCGACGCTTGACCAGATCCGTCGTTGCGAAGAAGTCGGCTGCGACATCATCCGCGTGTCCTGCCCGACAGAGGAAGCGACCGCCGCATTCAAGAAGATCACCAAGGCCGCGCGCATCCCGATCGTCGCCGACATCCACTTCCACTACAAGCGCGCGCTGGAGGCCGCTGATGGCGGCGCTGCGTGCTTGCGGATCAACCCGGGCAACATCGGCTCATCGCAACGTGTCGCCGAAGTCGTCCGGGCGGCCAAGGCGAACGGCTGCGCGATCCGTATCGGAGTGAACGCCGGCAGCCTCGAGAAGCACCTGCTCGAGAAGTATGGCGAGCCCTGCCCGGAGGCGCTGATCGAAAGCGCGCTCGATCACATCAAGCTGTTGCAGGATCACGACTTCCACGAGTTCAAGGTGGCGGTGAAGGCCAGCGACGTGTTCCTCGCCGTGGCCGCCTATCACGGGCTGGCCGAAGCGGTCGATTGCCCGCTGCACCTAGGCATCACCGAGGCGGGCGGTCTGATCGGCGGGACGGTGAAGTCCTCCATAGGCATGGGCTCACTGTTGTGGGCCGGAATCGGAGACACGATCCGCGTCTCGCTTTCGGCTGAGCCGGAAGAAGAGGTGAAGGTCGGCTATCACATGCTCAAGGCGCTGGGCCTGCGCACACGCGGGGTGAAGGTCGTATCTTGCCCCAGCTGCTCGCGTCAGGGCTTTGACGTGATCCGCACGGTGGAAACGCTCGAAAAGCGGCTTGAACACATCAAGACCCCGATGAGCCTTTCGGTGCTGGGCTGCGTCGTCAACGGCCCGGGTGAAGCGCGCGAAACCGACATCGGCCTGACGGGCGGCGGCGCGGGCAAGCACATGGTCTACCTCTCGGGCGTGAAAGCGCACGCGATCGAGGATGAAGACATGCTCGATCACATTGTGAAGCTGGTCGAGGAGAAAGCCGCCGCGATCGAAGCGGGTGAAGCGGTCGCCTTCGATCCGCATGCCGCGGCGGCGGAAGCTGCCAAATGA
- a CDS encoding manganese efflux pump MntP → MIAALLLAFALAMDAFAVALTQGARFRPGLAGTATIALTFGVFQAVMPLIGWGIGYAAFAYIEAVDHWIAFALLTFLGVRMLGGHVGEEEASQALTGRALLVAGVATSIDALAAGITLPTLSVAPLTAVALIGIVTAIMSAGGVALGRTAGDRWGEWAERAGGVILIALGCKILAEHTGFL, encoded by the coding sequence ATGATCGCCGCCCTGCTGCTTGCCTTCGCGCTGGCGATGGACGCCTTTGCCGTGGCGCTGACGCAAGGCGCGCGGTTCCGGCCCGGACTGGCAGGCACTGCTACCATTGCGCTCACCTTCGGCGTATTCCAGGCGGTCATGCCCCTGATCGGCTGGGGCATCGGATACGCAGCTTTCGCCTACATCGAAGCGGTCGATCACTGGATCGCCTTCGCTCTCCTCACCTTCCTCGGCGTGCGTATGCTGGGCGGCCATGTGGGCGAGGAAGAGGCCTCGCAAGCGCTGACCGGTCGAGCGCTGCTCGTCGCAGGGGTGGCAACCAGCATTGATGCCCTTGCCGCCGGGATAACGCTACCTACGCTCAGCGTCGCACCCCTTACCGCCGTTGCGCTGATCGGCATTGTAACCGCAATCATGAGCGCAGGGGGCGTAGCCCTGGGCCGCACCGCGGGCGACCGCTGGGGCGAATGGGCGGAACGCGCCGGGGGCGTGATCCTGATTGCGCTGGGTTGCAAGATACTGGCCGAACACACGGGCTTTCTGTGA